One Odontesthes bonariensis isolate fOdoBon6 chromosome 17, fOdoBon6.hap1, whole genome shotgun sequence genomic window carries:
- the slc2a1c gene encoding solute carrier family 2, facilitated glucose transporter member 1 translates to MAFQESHLTATLLTSILAAVLGSLQIGYHTGNVNAPAKIIEEFFNHTWRARQNQSMPDHSLTLLWSLSVSIKDFGALLGSLGVKFLADSYGRRNSILIVNCLSVAGACIMSVSKASESFEVLILGRLVFGLFCGLVMSLNPLYIQEVSPTSLRGAFATLNQVSFASGTLVGMVAGLETVLGTEHHWAIMLSLSLIPALAQYLILPFCPESPRYLLINQGEKCKAEVALLRLRGRADKVFAELEEMKEEASHTQSGVTIHDFFKKRSYRQPIIIVLIVNLGSQLSGFNAIINYSTRMFQAKFEEAKFLTLGVGAVNLTFTLVAFFLMERAGRRKLLLTGFISIAVCNLLMTIVDSVLHLVPELRSLQVLLVFCLISAYEVGPGPISWFIAAELFDQPGRPIAMAFTSMLNWGGKFVLALLFPPLLKICGAYVYLLFMAVALLAFTFTWIRLPETKGRTFDDIAEEFRGAEGIPLHNSTGFNTFS, encoded by the exons ATGGCATTCCAAGAG AGCCATTTGACGGCCACACTCCTGACCTCCATCCTGGCAGCAGTGCTTGGCTCTCTGCAGATTGGCTACCACACCGGCAACGTCAATGCTCCAGCCAAG ATCATCGAAGAGTTCTTCAACCACACCTGGAGAGCCAGACAGAACCAGTCAATGCCAGATCACAGCTTGACTCTGCTGTGGTCACTCTCTGTCAGTATTAAAGACTTTGGAGCTTTGCTGGGCTCACTGGGAGTCAAATTCTTGGCAGATTCTTATGGCAG GCGTAACTCCATCCTGATAGTAAACTGTCTGTCTGTGGCGGGAGCGTGTATCATGTCTGTCTCCAAAGCCAGCGAGTCATTTGAAGTTCTCATCCTGGGACGGTTGGTGTTTGGTCTGTTCTGCGGTCTTGTGATGAGTCTCAACCCCCTCTACATCCAGGAAGTGTCCCCGACCAGTCTGAGAGGGGCCTTTGCTACGCTCAACCAGGTGTCCTTTGCCTCTGGCACATTGGTTGGAATG GTGGCTGGTCTGGAGACAGTGTTGGGTACAGAGCACCACTGGGCCATAATGCTGTCCCTGTCTCTCATCCCAGCCCTGGCTCAGTACCTAATTCTACCTTTCTGCCCCGAAAGCCCTCGCTACCTGCTCATTAACCAAGGAGAGAAATGCAAAGCAGAAGTTG CCCTGCTGAGGCTGAGAGGCAGAGCAGACAAGGTATTTGCTGAGCTGGAAGAGATGAAAGAGGAGGCCTCGCACACTCAGAGTGGTGTCACCATCCACGATTTCTTCAAGAAACGCAGCTACAGGCAGCCAATCATTATTGTCCTGATTGTCAACTTGGGAAGCCAGCTCTCTGGATTCAATGCG ATAATCAACTATTCCACCAGAATGTTccaggccaagtttgaagagGCCAAGTTTCTTACTCTGGGTGTGGGAGCTGTCAATCTCACCTTCACTTTGGTGGCG ttCTTCCTGATGGAGCGGGCTGGCAGGAGGAAACTGCTGCTCACTGGTTTCATTTCCATAGCAGTGTGCAACTTACTCATGACCATCGTCGATTCTGTCCTG CACCTGGTCCCGGAACTACGAAGCCTACAGGTCCTGCTGGTTTTCTGCCTGATCTCAGCCTATGAGGTGGGCCCTGGCCCCATCTCCTGGTTCATTGCCGCTGAGCTGTTCGACCAGCCTGGCAGACCCATCGCCATGGCTTTCACCAGCATGCTCAACTGGGGAGGGAAGTTTGTTCTGGCACTCCTCTTTCCTCCATTACTG AAAATCTGTGGCGCTTACGTCTACCTCCTTTTTATGGCTGTGGCTCTGCTTGCCTTCACCTTCACCTGGATTCGCCTCCCCGAGACAAAAGGCCGCACATTCGATGACATCGCAGAGGAATTCAGAGGAGCAGAGGGCATCCCTTTGCACAACAGCACCGGATTCAACACTTTCAGCTAA